Proteins co-encoded in one Pelodiscus sinensis isolate JC-2024 chromosome 9, ASM4963464v1, whole genome shotgun sequence genomic window:
- the DYNLT4 gene encoding dynein light chain Tctex-type 4 isoform X2, protein MAGKPLALSQEALAQFNQAAASEGPEAACLRAGSLSTRRSSHSLESLPRPLMRLKSIEEGKPPSRRSSVLSIANAPFASRRNSVSVATGGKRLSIGPWIPSGRVSFSGLPLFQPLRETQYENTYKTRPDAGCRFDAAQAQRALESTLASSLADATYNPGTSGQLAQSLSELLRSRLKDLAPPRYKLVCNVVLGQRGPQSLQVASRSLWDPENDSFATGTFANASLFAVATVHGLYCE, encoded by the coding sequence ATGGCAGGCAAGCCGCTAGCGCTGTCCCAAGAGGCTCTGGCCCAGTTCAACCAGGCAGCGGCGTCGGAGGGCCCGGAGGCCGCGTGCCTGAGGGCGGGCTCGCTGTCCACCCGCCGCAGCTCTCACTCACTGGAAAGCCTGCCCCGGCCCCTGATGCGGCTGAAGAGCATCGAGGAGGGGAAGCCGCCCTCCCGGAGGAGCTCCGTCCTCAGCATCGCCAACGCCCCTTTCGCCAGCCGAAGGAACTCGGTCTCCGTGGCAACGGGAGGGAAGCGGCTCTCCATTGGCCCGTGGATCCCCAGCGGGCGGGTGAGCTTCTCGGggctccccctcttccagcccctcCGGGAGACTCAGTACGAGAACACCTACAAGACCCGGCCGGACGCAGGCTGCAGGTTCGACGCCGCCCAGGCCCAGCGGGCTCTGGAGTCcaccctggccagctccctggcGGACGCCACGTACAACCCGGGGACGAGCGGGCAGCTGGCCCAGAGCCTGTCCGAGCTCCTCCGCAGCCGCCTGAAGGACCTCGCCCCGCCCCGCTACAAGCTAGTCTGCAACGTGGTCCTGGGCCAGCGGGGcccgcagagcctgcaggtgGCCAGCCGCTCCCTCTGGGACCCGGAGAACGACAGCTTCGCCACCGGCACCTTTGCCAACGCCTCCCTCTTTGCCGTGGCCACCGTGCACGGGCTGTATTGCGAGTAG
- the DYNLT4 gene encoding dynein light chain Tctex-type 4 isoform X1, giving the protein MNTALAGGSPGSMAGKPLALSQEALAQFNQAAASEGPEAACLRAGSLSTRRSSHSLESLPRPLMRLKSIEEGKPPSRRSSVLSIANAPFASRRNSVSVATGGKRLSIGPWIPSGRVSFSGLPLFQPLRETQYENTYKTRPDAGCRFDAAQAQRALESTLASSLADATYNPGTSGQLAQSLSELLRSRLKDLAPPRYKLVCNVVLGQRGPQSLQVASRSLWDPENDSFATGTFANASLFAVATVHGLYCE; this is encoded by the coding sequence GCAGGTGGCTCACCCGGCAGCATGGCAGGCAAGCCGCTAGCGCTGTCCCAAGAGGCTCTGGCCCAGTTCAACCAGGCAGCGGCGTCGGAGGGCCCGGAGGCCGCGTGCCTGAGGGCGGGCTCGCTGTCCACCCGCCGCAGCTCTCACTCACTGGAAAGCCTGCCCCGGCCCCTGATGCGGCTGAAGAGCATCGAGGAGGGGAAGCCGCCCTCCCGGAGGAGCTCCGTCCTCAGCATCGCCAACGCCCCTTTCGCCAGCCGAAGGAACTCGGTCTCCGTGGCAACGGGAGGGAAGCGGCTCTCCATTGGCCCGTGGATCCCCAGCGGGCGGGTGAGCTTCTCGGggctccccctcttccagcccctcCGGGAGACTCAGTACGAGAACACCTACAAGACCCGGCCGGACGCAGGCTGCAGGTTCGACGCCGCCCAGGCCCAGCGGGCTCTGGAGTCcaccctggccagctccctggcGGACGCCACGTACAACCCGGGGACGAGCGGGCAGCTGGCCCAGAGCCTGTCCGAGCTCCTCCGCAGCCGCCTGAAGGACCTCGCCCCGCCCCGCTACAAGCTAGTCTGCAACGTGGTCCTGGGCCAGCGGGGcccgcagagcctgcaggtgGCCAGCCGCTCCCTCTGGGACCCGGAGAACGACAGCTTCGCCACCGGCACCTTTGCCAACGCCTCCCTCTTTGCCGTGGCCACCGTGCACGGGCTGTATTGCGAGTAG